From a single Lonchura striata isolate bLonStr1 chromosome 13, bLonStr1.mat, whole genome shotgun sequence genomic region:
- the LOC116184034 gene encoding leukotriene B4 receptor 1-like: protein MSQGEESSGNSTWNIVRSVVCIILGLSFIIGTPGNCIVIWTVCTKMKQVSLSVLLILNLAIADILVLITLPIWIYSFADSWVFGVIFCKLLVFIIYCSMYASIFLITALSLERLLAVFYPFTIQTYRRKGKVYLIVLLIWFLSIAFGISVIPFQETEEMNGRLLCTCRNYSSNRQKVSFLLLETLAGFVIPFLIICTCYVCVVRRISRMTYQSKRRSERLIASVVVAFILCWFPHHIFNILDIISIEIELSNEEMSLALEEIVDKGVYISGALVFISSCINPLLYAFAARRFQNHLRFAKISKLFEQISQTVTEEDKKRSLVVAKHEDPLVGTENL, encoded by the coding sequence ATGAGTCAAGGTGAGGAAAGCAGTGGCAACTCAACATGGAATATTGTGAGGTCAGTAGTCTGCATAATACTGGGCTTGTCATTTATAATTGGCACCCCTGGAAACTGCATTGTCATCTGGACTGTTTGTACCAAAATGAAGCAAGTGTCTCTTTCAGTCCTGCTGATCTTGAACCTGGCCATTGCTGATATCCTTGTACTGATCACTTTACCAATCTGGATTTACTCTTTTGCTGACTCCTGGGTTTTTGGAGTCATCTTCTGCAAATTGTTGGTTTTCATTATTTACTGCAGCATGTATGCCAGTATATTTCTGATTACAGCACTCAGCTTGGAGCGGCTACTGGCTGTGTTTTACCCTTTCACAATTCAAACatacagaagaaaaggaaaagtttaTTTGATTGTACTCCTCATTTGGTTCCTGTCTATTGCCTTTGGCATTTCTGTCATTCCATTTCAAGAGACAGAAGAAATGAACGGTCGACTTCTGTGCACGTGCCGCAACTACTCTTCTAATAGACAGAAAGTGTCTTTTCTTCTGCTGGAGACCCTTGCAGGTTTTGTAATcccttttttaattatttgcacTTGTTATGTGTGTGTTGTAAGAAGAATAAGCAGAATGACTTACCAATCCAAGCGGCGATCGGAGCGTCTCATTGCCAGCGTCGTGGTGGCATTCATTCTGTGCTGGTTCCCTCACCACATCTTTAACATCCTGGACATCATTTCAATTGAAATAGAACTCTCTAATGAGGAGATGTCTTTGGCACTGGAAGAAATTGTAGACAAAGGAGTGTACATCTCTGGAGCACTTGTATTCATCAGTAGCTGTATTAATCCTCTGCTTTATGCTTTTGCTGCACGAAGGTTTCAGAACCACCTGAGATTTGCCAAGATATCAAAGCTGTTTGAACAGATCAGTCAGACTGTAACAGAGGAAGACAAGAAAAGAAGTCTGGTTGTAGCCAAACATGAAGATCCTTTGGTAGGCACAGAAAATCTCTAA